From a region of the Brevibacterium siliguriense genome:
- a CDS encoding TRAP transporter small permease, whose protein sequence is MMKTIDTYLSRVENLLAGGCLIAATALAVFAVLLRNITGDVLFWSEEAVIYLIIFSTFFGAVVTLRHNEHVAVDIMPALLKGRAKKFFVVLGGLATLVYAGFIAYLSWALITEPFSRTTITPALKLPLWVVELSLAVGMTLFFIRAVEMTVRALRTPATELDKDILAEEAAAVGIDVDDIAIVDDGPDEKGGAR, encoded by the coding sequence ATGATGAAGACCATCGACACGTACCTCAGCCGGGTCGAGAACCTCCTCGCGGGAGGTTGCCTCATCGCGGCCACCGCCTTGGCGGTCTTCGCCGTGCTCCTGCGCAATATCACCGGTGACGTCCTCTTCTGGTCCGAAGAAGCCGTCATCTACCTCATCATCTTCTCGACGTTCTTCGGCGCCGTCGTCACCCTGCGCCACAACGAGCACGTGGCCGTCGACATCATGCCGGCGCTGCTCAAGGGCAGGGCGAAGAAGTTCTTCGTCGTCCTCGGCGGGCTGGCCACTCTGGTCTACGCCGGCTTCATCGCCTACCTGTCGTGGGCGCTCATCACCGAACCGTTCTCGCGGACGACGATCACCCCGGCGCTCAAGCTGCCGCTGTGGGTCGTCGAGCTCTCGCTGGCCGTGGGGATGACGTTGTTCTTCATCCGCGCGGTGGAAATGACGGTCCGGGCTCTGCGCACTCCTGCGACGGAGCTCGACAAGGATATCCTCGCCGAGGAGGCCGCCGCCGTCGGCATCGATGTCGACGACATCGCGATCGTCGATGACGGACCCGATGAGAAGGGAGGCGCTCGCTGA
- a CDS encoding TRAP transporter large permease has product MFEATIVLVVVLIALLVTSAPIAVALGLTSLVYFYYFTLIPMTQVSERLFNALNSFPLMAIPFFILAANIMSRGGISRRLTDFGAAMVGHLRGGMAITTVLACMFFAAVSGSSPATVVAVGALMIPAMVKNGYPKEFSTGLVATSGSLGILIPPSIPLIVFGIATEQNIGDLFLAGVLPGILAGVMLLGMAVFVAWKKGYGHAGVGFRMSNKDKLKAFRDAILALALPFLVLGGIYSGWFTPTEAAAVAVAYSLVVSLLIYREIKFSQLWEVTLASVKTSAMVMFIIANGILFTFVLASERIPGQISTTITEWDLQPWQFLILVNILLLFVGCVMETSSAILILAPILLPIAMELGIDPIHFGIIVVMNLEIGMITPPLGLNLFVASGMSGMSVVGVAKAALPSALVLLTALALVTFVPFFATAFVG; this is encoded by the coding sequence ATGTTCGAAGCCACCATCGTCCTCGTCGTCGTCCTCATCGCACTGCTCGTCACCTCGGCGCCGATCGCGGTCGCCTTGGGCCTGACCAGCCTCGTCTACTTCTATTACTTCACGCTCATTCCGATGACACAGGTCTCGGAACGGCTGTTCAACGCCCTGAATTCGTTCCCGCTCATGGCGATCCCGTTCTTCATCCTCGCGGCGAACATCATGTCCCGCGGTGGGATCTCGAGGCGGCTGACCGACTTCGGTGCGGCCATGGTCGGGCACCTGCGCGGCGGTATGGCGATCACCACGGTGCTCGCGTGCATGTTCTTCGCCGCAGTCTCGGGATCCTCGCCGGCCACGGTCGTCGCGGTCGGTGCGTTGATGATTCCGGCGATGGTGAAGAACGGGTACCCGAAGGAATTCTCCACGGGACTCGTGGCCACCTCGGGGTCGTTGGGCATCCTCATCCCACCGTCGATTCCGCTCATCGTCTTCGGCATCGCCACCGAGCAGAACATCGGCGACCTGTTCCTCGCAGGCGTCCTGCCGGGCATCCTCGCCGGTGTGATGCTGTTGGGGATGGCTGTCTTCGTCGCATGGAAGAAGGGCTACGGTCACGCCGGGGTCGGCTTCCGGATGTCGAACAAGGACAAACTCAAGGCATTCCGGGATGCGATCCTCGCCCTGGCCCTGCCGTTCCTCGTTCTCGGCGGAATCTACTCCGGATGGTTCACCCCCACCGAGGCGGCAGCCGTGGCCGTGGCCTATTCGCTGGTCGTGTCGCTGCTCATCTACCGCGAGATCAAGTTCTCGCAGCTGTGGGAAGTCACGTTAGCGTCGGTGAAGACCTCGGCCATGGTCATGTTCATCATCGCCAACGGCATCCTCTTCACCTTCGTGCTCGCCAGCGAGCGGATTCCCGGACAGATCTCGACGACGATCACCGAATGGGACCTGCAGCCGTGGCAGTTCCTCATCCTCGTCAACATCCTGCTGCTGTTCGTCGGCTGCGTGATGGAGACATCCTCGGCGATCCTCATCCTCGCCCCGATCCTGCTGCCGATCGCGATGGAGCTGGGCATCGACCCGATCCACTTCGGCATCATCGTGGTGATGAACCTCGAGATCGGCATGATCACACCGCCGCTTGGGCTCAACCTGTTCGTCGCCTCTGGAATGTCGGGCATGAGCGTCGTCGGAGTGGCGAAGGCCGCATTGCCCAGTGCTCTGGTGCTGCTGACGGCGCTTGCGCTGGTCACGTTCGTACCATTCTTCGCCACGGCGTTCGTGGGGTGA
- a CDS encoding dihydrofolate reductase family protein, whose amino-acid sequence MSGSEQSLRAVVFLGLSVDGRIARPDGDLEWLTRRGAAAGDAGFTPFLESVDSLVMGRRTFEAIAAYEDWPYLDRPIHVISTTLSPDVDSRITVHRNPESAIDALQRDGRRRVYADGGETIRWFLAAKLVDEITLSYVPVLIGDGPSLFGPLGGDVDLEHVRTEVLDGGMVQTTYRVVDGPTPRASE is encoded by the coding sequence ATGTCCGGGTCAGAGCAGTCTCTCCGCGCCGTAGTCTTCCTCGGGTTGAGCGTCGACGGGCGAATAGCGCGGCCCGACGGGGACTTGGAGTGGCTGACCCGCCGAGGCGCAGCTGCCGGAGACGCGGGGTTCACTCCGTTCCTCGAGTCGGTTGATTCCTTGGTGATGGGGCGGAGGACCTTTGAAGCCATCGCAGCCTACGAAGACTGGCCGTACCTCGACCGCCCGATCCACGTGATCAGCACGACCCTCTCACCGGATGTCGACTCTCGAATCACCGTGCACCGCAACCCCGAATCCGCCATCGACGCATTGCAGAGAGATGGCCGTCGGAGGGTCTATGCCGATGGCGGGGAGACCATTCGTTGGTTCTTAGCTGCGAAACTTGTCGACGAGATCACGCTCTCCTACGTACCCGTGCTCATCGGCGATGGGCCATCACTGTTCGGTCCGCTCGGCGGCGATGTCGACCTGGAACACGTCCGGACTGAGGTCCTCGACGGCGGAATGGTGCAGACCACCTACCGTGTCGTGGATGGGCCGACGCCTCGCGCATCCGAATAG
- a CDS encoding aldo/keto reductase — MTLLDTADVYGEPRKGTTGPAGTNEEMLAPFLAKRRDDVQLATKFGITGLRTLSDGSTKRTDGRPEYAHEACDASLRCLGVDSIDLYYLHRPDPDVPIEDTVGAMAELVTTGKVAHIGLSEVTADELRRAHAIHPITAVQSEWSLWSRDVEDHVVPACAELGVGFVPYSLLGRGFLTGTLTKDQVAGDVRGGTARMGHAWDANQRIVSIVAEVADRHGATNAQVALGWLLHRATEMGVNAVQIPGSRKPERSMENLSALDLRLEPADMRRLDEIRALVEGGRNIVDNPKWISSGREIVRHEPSL; from the coding sequence ATGACTCTCCTCGACACCGCTGACGTCTACGGTGAACCTCGCAAAGGCACCACCGGGCCCGCCGGAACGAACGAGGAGATGCTCGCTCCGTTCCTCGCCAAACGCCGCGATGACGTCCAGCTCGCCACGAAATTCGGCATCACTGGGTTACGCACACTCTCCGACGGATCGACGAAACGCACCGACGGACGGCCCGAATATGCACACGAAGCGTGCGACGCTTCGCTGCGCTGCCTCGGCGTGGATTCGATCGATCTCTACTACCTCCATCGGCCGGATCCCGATGTTCCCATCGAGGACACAGTCGGGGCGATGGCCGAGCTGGTCACGACCGGCAAGGTCGCGCACATCGGGCTGTCCGAGGTCACCGCGGACGAGCTGCGCCGCGCCCATGCGATCCACCCGATCACCGCGGTCCAATCCGAATGGAGCCTGTGGTCGCGCGACGTCGAAGACCATGTCGTGCCCGCCTGCGCCGAGCTCGGCGTCGGGTTCGTCCCGTACAGCCTGCTGGGCCGCGGATTCCTCACCGGCACTCTGACGAAGGACCAGGTGGCAGGCGATGTCCGTGGCGGGACCGCGCGCATGGGTCATGCGTGGGATGCCAACCAGCGGATCGTCTCCATCGTCGCCGAGGTGGCCGACCGTCACGGAGCGACCAACGCTCAGGTGGCGTTGGGTTGGCTCCTCCACCGTGCGACCGAAATGGGGGTCAACGCGGTTCAGATTCCGGGCTCACGCAAGCCCGAACGCAGCATGGAGAACCTCAGCGCGCTCGACCTGCGACTCGAGCCTGCGGATATGAGGCGACTCGATGAGATCCGCGCTCTCGTCGAGGGAGGTCGCAACATCGTCGACAATCCGAAATGGATCAGTTCCGGTCGGGAGATAGTGCGGCACGAACCCTCACTTTAG
- a CDS encoding DUF4190 domain-containing protein, translated as MTYYQPVQYAQMRPQPKNGFGTTALVLGIIALVLAFIPFVSLFTAIPLGIVGGIFGILGVVRASRRVATNKVASIFGLVASILAILLALTSSIATGAFIGSLGSDQSDTQSAAQPAAQPAEDVQEMEPTTDQFPGQTEDDIVGKPGEEISTRGVKVTAEELRAVNDTFGAQLCSKVTIKNDGDSEVSYNAYDWKLQYPSGDMKDTTLSGEDPLHYGDIAPGGSADGNLCFDDTGEKGEYALISEDVFSLSSERAVWITKR; from the coding sequence TTGACCTACTATCAGCCTGTTCAGTATGCCCAAATGCGCCCGCAGCCGAAGAACGGATTCGGCACGACGGCACTCGTATTGGGGATAATTGCACTCGTACTCGCGTTCATCCCATTCGTATCGCTTTTCACCGCAATACCGCTGGGGATCGTTGGTGGAATCTTTGGAATCCTCGGGGTCGTTCGGGCGTCCAGGCGAGTCGCAACGAACAAAGTAGCTTCAATCTTCGGCCTCGTCGCTTCAATTCTGGCGATCCTCCTCGCCCTGACGTCTAGCATTGCAACTGGTGCGTTCATCGGATCACTGGGTTCTGATCAAAGTGACACACAGTCAGCAGCGCAACCAGCAGCCCAGCCGGCTGAAGACGTTCAGGAAATGGAACCGACGACGGACCAATTTCCGGGACAAACAGAGGACGACATTGTCGGCAAACCAGGCGAAGAGATCAGCACACGTGGAGTCAAGGTCACTGCTGAAGAGCTACGGGCCGTCAATGATACTTTCGGCGCCCAGCTTTGTTCGAAAGTCACCATCAAGAATGACGGAGACTCAGAAGTTTCCTACAACGCTTACGACTGGAAGCTTCAGTATCCATCTGGAGATATGAAAGACACGACCCTCTCTGGAGAGGATCCGCTTCATTATGGAGATATTGCTCCCGGCGGTAGCGCCGACGGGAATCTGTGCTTTGACGATACCGGCGAAAAGGGAGAATACGCGCTGATCAGCGAAGACGTGTTCAGCTTGAGCAGCGAACGCGCCGTTTGGATCACTAAGCGCTAG
- a CDS encoding GNAT family N-acetyltransferase, whose translation MLETDVPDFVYESFYPRDWREGQYDDLAKTLDDEPQQIDVALLAGSPVGWVCTRLHPEDRMGEVYVLAVDPRHQRQSIGNALLEHSFERIRRADMNMVMVETGDDRGHAPARSAYDAAGFERWPVARYFKGLTPLTPSPTP comes from the coding sequence CTGCTCGAGACCGACGTCCCAGACTTCGTCTACGAATCGTTCTACCCGCGAGATTGGCGGGAAGGTCAGTACGATGATCTCGCCAAGACGCTTGACGACGAACCGCAACAGATCGACGTTGCGCTGCTCGCCGGGTCACCGGTGGGGTGGGTCTGCACTCGTTTACATCCGGAGGATCGTATGGGCGAGGTCTACGTCCTCGCCGTTGACCCTCGACACCAGCGACAAAGCATCGGCAACGCACTCCTTGAGCATTCGTTCGAACGCATTCGTCGTGCCGACATGAACATGGTCATGGTCGAGACCGGCGATGATCGGGGGCATGCTCCGGCACGTTCGGCTTATGATGCAGCCGGCTTCGAACGCTGGCCGGTGGCCCGATACTTCAAAGGTCTCACCCCACTAACCCCATCACCGACTCCTTGA
- a CDS encoding Nramp family divalent metal transporter, with protein sequence MSAETTSQTKNAASAPTSLTGRLRLIGPGIVLALASVGASDMITTMNSGAEYGLALIWVFTVGIILKFVLSEAVSRLQMSGDRSLISHLTRFGGRTFPVLFLIAELLVGLFFGAGVVAVTTTILQSIFPVLPFWPTAIVVLVSAAVLVGIGRYGIVEKAMMGFGIIMFFGILALAISVFQGQDAQEVAAATIMPTFPNTSIITVMSLIGGVGGATGILAYSFWIREKAWRTPDWKPVVRLDLFISYGLVFVFAVAMSAVGAFILYGQGFTISDNDALFAIADDLVGRIGETGRLVFLISFLAVVYTSVLGGFSGIAYVTADCLRVLRRYPHQDEPANEMSAKSIEFRGVLIYLSVATVVIMSLGKPVTLVLVYAAISAFILPVLALALLVILNRSSVPTQLRNTKWSNVLLTVCLALFGFLAALQVKESVMGLVG encoded by the coding sequence ATGTCCGCCGAAACGACATCGCAGACGAAGAACGCCGCCTCGGCGCCGACATCACTGACCGGACGGCTCCGCCTCATCGGTCCGGGGATCGTTCTGGCCCTCGCGAGCGTCGGTGCCTCGGACATGATCACGACGATGAACTCCGGCGCGGAATACGGTCTCGCACTCATCTGGGTGTTCACGGTCGGCATCATCCTCAAATTCGTCCTCTCCGAGGCGGTTTCCAGGCTGCAGATGAGTGGTGACCGGTCTTTGATCTCCCACCTCACCCGGTTCGGCGGACGGACGTTCCCGGTGCTGTTCCTCATCGCAGAGCTGCTCGTCGGCCTGTTCTTCGGTGCCGGTGTCGTCGCGGTGACGACGACGATCCTGCAGTCGATCTTCCCCGTCCTCCCATTCTGGCCGACCGCGATCGTCGTGCTCGTCTCCGCCGCGGTGCTTGTCGGCATCGGCCGCTACGGGATCGTCGAAAAGGCCATGATGGGTTTCGGAATCATCATGTTCTTCGGCATCCTCGCCCTGGCGATCTCCGTGTTCCAGGGCCAGGACGCGCAGGAGGTCGCCGCGGCGACGATCATGCCGACTTTCCCGAACACCTCGATCATCACGGTGATGTCGCTCATCGGCGGGGTCGGGGGAGCGACTGGCATCCTCGCCTACTCGTTCTGGATCCGTGAGAAAGCATGGCGGACCCCAGACTGGAAGCCGGTCGTCCGGCTCGACCTGTTCATCAGCTATGGACTCGTCTTCGTCTTCGCCGTGGCGATGAGCGCCGTGGGTGCCTTCATCCTCTACGGGCAGGGCTTCACGATCTCGGACAACGATGCGCTTTTCGCCATCGCCGATGATCTCGTCGGGCGGATCGGTGAGACCGGGCGACTCGTCTTCCTCATCAGCTTCCTGGCCGTGGTGTACACGAGCGTGCTCGGCGGGTTCTCCGGTATCGCCTACGTCACCGCGGATTGTCTGCGCGTGCTGCGCAGGTACCCGCATCAGGACGAGCCTGCCAATGAGATGTCGGCGAAGTCAATCGAGTTCCGCGGAGTCCTCATCTACCTCTCGGTCGCGACGGTGGTCATCATGAGCCTCGGAAAACCCGTCACTCTTGTGCTCGTCTACGCGGCGATCAGTGCGTTCATCCTGCCGGTGCTCGCCCTGGCGCTGCTCGTCATCCTCAACCGCTCATCGGTTCCGACTCAGCTGCGCAATACGAAGTGGTCGAACGTGCTGCTGACCGTGTGCTTGGCGCTGTTCGGGTTCCTTGCGGCGCTGCAGGTCAAGGAGTCGGTGATGGGGTTAGTGGGGTGA
- the arr gene encoding NAD(+)--rifampin ADP-ribosyltransferase: MAAALDEGPFFHGTRAELAPGDLLTAGFASNYRPQETMNHIYFTALPDGAGLAAEVAALNGGQPHIYEVEPLGDYVDDPNVTDKKFPGNPTRSFRSTEPLRIVREVTDWKRLSEQDLQMWRERLAAIREDDDKEIIN, translated from the coding sequence ATGGCTGCAGCACTCGATGAGGGACCCTTCTTCCATGGCACCCGTGCCGAACTCGCACCCGGCGACCTGCTGACCGCCGGCTTCGCCTCGAACTACCGACCCCAAGAGACAATGAACCACATCTATTTCACGGCCCTGCCCGACGGTGCAGGGTTGGCCGCCGAGGTGGCCGCCCTCAACGGCGGACAGCCGCACATCTACGAGGTCGAACCCCTCGGCGACTACGTCGACGACCCGAACGTCACGGACAAGAAGTTCCCCGGCAACCCCACTCGCTCCTTTCGCAGTACCGAACCCCTGCGCATCGTACGCGAGGTCACCGACTGGAAGCGCCTGAGCGAGCAGGACCTGCAGATGTGGCGCGAACGCCTCGCGGCCATCCGCGAGGACGATGACAAAGAGATCATCAACTGA
- a CDS encoding carboxymuconolactone decarboxylase family protein, translating to MNNASRPFIDKIHPENYKALAQAAAASRKASRAAGLDDGLIELVNTRVSQINGCRTCLSIHAPAARKAGVSQLKLDVLPSWHEAEIFTDQEFAALTLAESLTVLDKTEDRDAIAAEVAQFLTTEQISAIEWSTILINAFNRISIASDHPVFGAKQD from the coding sequence ATGAACAACGCCAGCAGACCATTCATCGACAAGATCCACCCGGAGAACTACAAGGCGCTGGCCCAGGCGGCCGCGGCCTCGCGGAAAGCCTCACGCGCCGCGGGCCTCGATGACGGGCTTATCGAACTCGTCAACACGCGTGTTTCGCAGATCAACGGCTGCCGCACCTGCCTGAGCATCCATGCCCCGGCGGCCAGGAAGGCCGGGGTCTCCCAGCTCAAGCTCGATGTGCTGCCGAGCTGGCACGAGGCTGAGATCTTCACCGATCAGGAGTTCGCTGCGCTGACCCTGGCCGAGTCGTTGACCGTGCTGGACAAAACGGAGGATCGGGATGCGATCGCCGCCGAGGTGGCGCAGTTCCTGACGACCGAGCAGATCTCTGCGATCGAATGGTCGACGATCCTCATCAACGCGTTCAACCGCATTTCGATCGCCAGCGACCACCCGGTGTTCGGAGCCAAGCAGGACTGA
- a CDS encoding GNAT family N-acetyltransferase, giving the protein MSKTFEDKTGAEVTVSLNESTQAYEISVADGTVAGHAYFLPGPEPEAERIFYHTVVDEQFGGRGLSKFLVAEALEDSRERGITVVPVCPLFVKKLQETGDDYAAQGGKFRNATGADFDIVKRQA; this is encoded by the coding sequence ATGTCGAAGACATTCGAAGACAAGACCGGGGCCGAAGTCACGGTCTCACTGAACGAATCAACTCAGGCCTATGAGATTTCCGTGGCCGATGGGACCGTGGCCGGGCACGCGTATTTCCTGCCCGGGCCGGAGCCCGAGGCCGAACGCATCTTCTATCACACGGTCGTCGACGAGCAGTTCGGCGGTCGTGGACTGTCGAAGTTCCTCGTCGCCGAGGCGCTCGAGGATTCGCGCGAGCGCGGGATCACGGTCGTGCCAGTCTGTCCGCTCTTCGTCAAGAAGCTGCAGGAGACCGGCGATGACTATGCCGCGCAGGGCGGTAAGTTCCGCAATGCCACCGGCGCCGACTTCGACATCGTCAAGCGACAGGCGTGA